Sequence from the Trachemys scripta elegans isolate TJP31775 chromosome 5, CAS_Tse_1.0, whole genome shotgun sequence genome:
AAGAAAAAGCCATGACGCAGGTGTGTCCTTCATGTGATGCCACTCGTTTCTGTGACTGTTCTTCAATGGATTTGAGCAACATTCCTTCAGGTTTAACAACTGATGTCATGGGGCTAAATCTGTCCTACAACAGCATAGACCATGTCAGAGAAACTGATCTGAAGCTGGGTTTGAATCTGagagtgctgctgctgcaatcCACTCAAATTAGGACAATAGATAAGGAATCATTTATTTTCCTTGGAAAATTGGAACATTTGGATTTATCAAATAATAAGTTGACTCACTTGTCACCCATTTGGTTTAGACATCTTTTTTCCTTACAGCAACTAAACATACAGGGTAATTTATATACAACACTGGGGGAGAATCCCTTGTTTTCTAATCTCAAAAATTTGAAATATCTGCACCTGGGGAATAACAATTCCTTTTCTGCTATACAGAAGCAAGACTTTGATGGAATTACAATTCTTGAACAACTTGAGATTGACGGTCAAAGGCTCAGGCAATATGAATCAGGGAGTTTGACAACAGTTAACAGCATAAATCATATCATCATAAACATAAATGATGTTCAGGTGTTATCAGTGATGTTAGAGGATCTTATAAATTCTGCAATATGTGTAGAACTGAGAAATATAGCCTTCAATACAGCTAATGAATCTTCATTATTGGAGCCAATTAGTCATTCTGTCATGGAGAaacttgtgtttaaaaatgttttgtttacagATGCAAGTGTTATCAGAGTGTTAAATATCTTGAGGCATGCTAAACAAGTGTTGGAGCTGGAAGTGGATGATTCTGTACTACGGGGAACTGGAAAATGGCATGGacaaattgaagtaaatggagaaaGTGCCATTGAAGTAATCACTGTACAGAGATTAGCTATAGaacaattttatttgttttcagatCTTAGTGGTGTGGAAAATCTTCTAGGTAACATTACCAGAACCACAGTTATAAATACCAATGTGTTCCTGGTGCCTTgcaacatttcaaaacatttttcctcaCTCCTTTATCTTGATCTCAGTGAAAATTTGCTTGCAGATCCAACTTTAGAACATTCATCCTGTGATGGTGCATGGCCCTTGCTGCAAACTTTCAATTTAAGTCAAAATTCATTGGATGATTTAGAAATGACGTCACGAAGTCTATCTCATCTAAAACACCTTACTCACCTAGATATTAGCCGAAACAATTTTGGTGAGATTCCAGAATCGTGTCAATGGCCagaaaacctgaaatatttaaatatctcAGGCACTCAAATACCCAAATTAACAACGTGCATTCCTCAAACTCTTGAAGTTTTGGATGTTAGTAGTAATAACCTCGATGATTTTAGATTAAAGCTACCACGGCTCAAAGAGCTCTATgtttcaaaaaacaaattaaagacCTTGCCAGATGCTCCATTTATTCCTAACTTAATAGCCCTGAGAATCAGCAGAAACAAATTAACCAGTTTCTCGAAAGAAGAGTTTGGATCATTTAGGAAAATGGAGACACTGGATGCAGGTGACAATAATTTCATCTGCTCTTGTGAAGTTCTCTCCTTCATTCAATATCAGGAGGGAATAGCTAATGTCTTGGCTAACTGGCCAGAGAATTACATCTGTGACTCTCCGTCCTCTGTGAGAGGGCAGCAGATAAAAGCTGCTCGGCTTTCGCTGTTTGAATGTCACAGAACTTTGGCCGTGTCCTTAATTTGCATTCTGGTGGTTTTGGTAATCCTGCTTATTGTGATCCTGGGCTACAAACTTCATGTGATCTGGTACATGAAAATGACCTGGGCTTGGCTTCAAGCAAAAAGGAAACCCAAGAAATCACACAATCATGACTTCTGCTATGATGCTTTTGTTTCCTACAGTGAAAGAGACTCCGAATGGGTTGAAAACGTAATGGTACAGGAACTTGAGAACGCTATCCCCCCATTTAAACTGTGCCTTCATAAACGGGACTTTGTGCCTGGGAAGTGGATCACTGACAACATCATTGACTCCATTGAAAAAAGTCATAAAACTCTGTTTGTGCTGTCAGAGCACTTTGTGCAGAGTGAGTGGTGCAAGTATGAGCTGGAGTTCTCGCACTTCCGTCTCTTTGATGAGCATAATGATGCAGCAATTTTGATTCTTTTGGAGCCTATTCAGGAGCAAACAATCCCCAAAAGATTCTGTAAACTGAGGAAAATAATGAACACAAAGACCTACCTTGAATGGCCTCTTGACGAAAATCAGCAGCAAATATTTTGGAATAACTTGAAAACAGCATTAAAATCCTATGATGTCATTTAAGGCTGAACCACTAACTCAGCCACGCTACATTTCCAAGCAGGACATTTGTAAAGCCTTTTTCCTGTTAAGAAATTGTgttgggttggatcacagaaacccccttgggagctgccacctgatgtgcaaaagactacccctgcttctgttttccctgccagctcaggactctagcaccctgtcttgctgagccagacactcctgtctggctccagacacagacccagggtctgaatcacttgtcccaaagctgcaagtttacctgaaaacagctcacagaagtgtgcttgtctttagcacgcagatgcccagctcccaatggggtctaaacccaaataaatccgttttaccctgcataaagtttatgcagggcaaactcataaattgtttgccctctataatactgatagagagatatgcacagttgtttgttcccccaggtattaatacatactctgagtaaattactaaataaaaagtgattttattaaatacagaaaataggatttaggtggttccaagtagtaacagacagaacaaagtaagtcaccatataaaataaaatgtgcaaatctatgcctaatcaaactgaatacagataatctcaccctcagagattcttcagtaagttttttctcagactggacaccttcctggcctgggcacaattttctcccctggtacagctcttgttgcagctcaggtgatagctaggggattcttcatgatggctcctctctcccctttgttttcttccacccctttatatatcttttgcataaggcgggaaccctttgtccctctgggtttccacccccccactggaaaagcaccaggttaaagatggattccagttcaggtgacatgatcacttgTCACTGCAaaacttcattactcacttgccagcacacacacatacaggaagactcacaggtaaagacagccatctgcagacaatgggagtcctcaagattccaaaccatcattaatggcctacactttacataattacaataggccctcagagttatattttatatttctagttttagatacaagagtggtacatttatacaaatcggataatcacactcagtagattataagctttgtaatgataccttacaggagaccttttgcatgaagcatatcccagttacgttatactcacttattatcatgtttttataaaaccatatagactgcacaacgtcacagaaaTATTTTGTTATGCTGACTTTTATGTCAGTGTTGTGGAGGCTTGACTTGACTTCACACTAAACTAATTTTAGCTTAGCTAAATGAAAGATACCAACTGAGAGCATCTCTGTCTCTAAAAATGATTTGGGGAAGAAATACTACTGAATCTGGTGTGCTTCTTTAGTCTCTTTTTAACCATTCCAAAACAAATGCAGTTACagcgctctctctttctctctcataaaAAAGAGAGCCAACATGCTGAAACATGCCACAGGATCCATTGATTACATcgtcttatttgttttaaatatcatCAGACTATTTAGAGTCATTCAACAAAAATGCAGTGGAAAAGTAGAAATTGCCCAGTTAGATAAAAATAAGATCTCTGAAGCCAGATCCTCCCACAGGTAATACCTTTCAAAGAGAATAGAATAGAGAATATGTAACTCCAGGGGAAtcagtgatttacaccaggatTGTTTGTGGCCCAGCAATTTAAGAAAGAAGCAACTTGACAAATATGTCAGATACTTGGTGTGAAAACTTTGAGATGCGTCCAATCTCAAAGGTCACAGGATCACTATGTGTACGTTTTAATGGTCTGTGTACTTTATTTTTTCTAtgtgtttattatttgttattatatgcactgtaaaaacactGAAGTCACGGTTCCTGTCCCTAGTAGCTTACCCTAAGATATTCAAACAACAGACAAAATGCTTGTTGGTGATGTTAAGTATGCATCTTTATTAggtttcctctccctcttcccatgTACCCCAGCCAATCTGTTCCACTATTGCTGCCCCAATGTTACCCTTCTTTCCTTCTACCTACCCCACTAAGGTATAGGTATAGTAGATTCATGGTTTTTTATAGTGGGATTTTTTGCATGGATGTAACCCACCTATATAGTGGTACCACTGCAAACCTCATGGGTAGACACCGCATTGTTGTAAAAAGTGAGTTTCACTGACTGTAGTTTATTTTGTATAACTGAGGCACCTCAAATTAGTAAACATTATTGCAAAGATTGGCCATAATCTTTCTGTGCTttagttccccatttgtaaaatggggacaatagtacCATCTCCCAGAGAAGttgaagataaattcattcatgtttgtaagGCACCAAATACCTTGACGACAAGCACCATGGAAAATCCTATGAGGAAGTGAATATttttgtattcagtgcagggaTTAAATGGTGTACAGTAAATTAGGCACGAGGCCTCACCTTGAATTAGGAGGTAGAAAAGAAATATCGAGGAGTTGCTCATTTGTCGAGCAATCTTTACTCACTCAtctcctaacttttaagtgtttgACTTCAGAACTTTAATAATATGCTGTTAATGTAGTCTTTTATgcaatttataaatatattttaaaatatatctttgtttTATTAGATGGAAGTGAGAGACAACTGGTGAcacttatttttcctttcctgtaTTCTTAAAATGCAATCAACTCTTACAGTGTTTGgttaacaaataaaacaaaggcTTTCCAAGTTACTACTGTCaaagttagggctggtctacacttagtccggacttcggactaaggtacgcaaattcagctacgttaataacgtagctgaattcgaagtaccttactccggacttaccgcggtccagacgcggccggaagtctccccccgtcgacgccgcgtactcctctcggcgagctggagtaccggcgtcgattgtgagcacttccgggatcgatcccagaacatcgatggcgtgcctccggaccagccggtaagtgaagactaggccttagactcaggactcattgtttgtcagaccactctgttttactagcacagcactctgctaataacacccagataatgtgagcaccatgcaagacaCAAAttatcttatttatacagataaaagggtgcgaacttaACAAGATAACACAGGAAGCAGAATCTGATAAGTTTACCTGGGCTAGACATCCATAGTTAATTTCCTTACTAACTTTTACCAATCTCCAGTTAATGTTTCACCATTAGCTTAAGCGGAATCATTGTTTATGCCttaaatgttccttttcctgacacctgtatttcagcattccttatttctgctgaaaggtacatacagcatttctttaatccattttatttttacaatataattcattctactttcacactaCACTACTGTGATCATGTCATTAGAAGCTCTCTGTCATCATGAAGTTAGTGAATAGGGCCAGATTAATtctcctgtgggcccagggctattagattttcTGGGGCCCCtatatacaagtctttttcctaatttaaaacaaaatgatcacaattatggcatcgaggctattaacgctatactaaacttgcTTTTAGTTAACATAAagccattctgtggttacatttcagtcttaaaagatatagaatatagttaagttaattcaaaatagcctacttcttaccttgGAACAGCTGTtcttagtttctttctgggagggagtttgggtgcaggagggggctccaggctgtggcAGAGTGTTGGGATGCAGGACTGGGTAAGGGATGTGGGCTCtgcgagggagtttgggtgcaggagggggattctgacctgggacagggggttggggtgcaggagggagtgtgaggtgcaggctccggctggtggcatagcagggctcaggcaggctgcatgtcgtggccccatgccgctcccggaagtggctggctgctggcatatCTCTGTACacccctggggggaagggggatatcgtgtctccgtgtgctgcccatGCCCGCAAGTGCCatcctcgcagctcccattggctgggaatggtactgggagcaggggcagctcaTGGAGCTGCCTCCCCCACTTCcgcctggggctgcagagatgtgccagcagctggccacttctgggagcagcgtggggccatgacatgcagcctgcctgagccccgctgtgCCAGGGCCCCCCTTAGCCTGGGTCCCTGGACTGCAGCCACTAAGGCCCCTGCATTAATCCAGACTTGTTAGTGAACCGCTGATGCAATAAGCAGTATTTACTTTAAGGCACTTCTGACTTGAATAGCACTGAGCATAGTTAACATCTGGCATCATTATTCCAACTTGTTTGAGGATTTAGGACTGAATGAGACTTGGAAATTTCAATTAATGCaggagaaatattttgtttgttgtaGGAGGAAAATCAGACCCTGGTTTAAAACCTAATTTATCTGGGAGAAACTGCAATTAAGCCTCTTTAATATAGGGGACTACTCAGATCTTCACTCTTCTGTGTGACATGGTGGCCAGTAAGAAAGACAATTGAGGATTGAAAAATATTCTATTCTGTATTGGCTGGTATATCTCCCTCATCACCACTCTATCTGTAGTGCATTAAGGGACATGACTAATATCTGTCACATGTGATTGgttctttctctcctttccctaGGGATAGAAGTGTGTGTGCAGTGGAATGTTTTGTTTGGTAAgggggatttttttaatgcacaattaaaaaaaaatgttgatgctTCCATCCTAGGTTCAAAGCATGCCTTTGTCACATCTTGAGATACCCTGTTTAGGTTCCATCTTTCCATT
This genomic interval carries:
- the LOC117878538 gene encoding toll-like receptor 2 type-2 isoform X1, with protein sequence MLNQRKPNTKQIWRVWIFYMAISTNCSEEKAMTQVCPSCDATRFCDCSSMDLSNIPSGLTTDVMGLNLSYNSIDHVRETDLKLGLNLRVLLLQSTQIRTIDKESFIFLGKLEHLDLSNNKLTHLSPIWFRHLFSLQQLNIQGNLYTTLGENPLFSNLKNLKYLHLGNNNSFSAIQKQDFDGITILEQLEIDGQRLRQYESGSLTTVNSINHIIININDVQVLSVMLEDLINSAICVELRNIAFNTANESSLLEPISHSVMEKLVFKNVLFTDASVIRVLNILRHAKQVLELEVDDSVLRGTGKWHGQIEVNGESAIEVITVQRLAIEQFYLFSDLSGVENLLGNITRTTVINTNVFLVPCNISKHFSSLLYLDLSENLLADPTLEHSSCDGAWPLLQTFNLSQNSLDDLEMTSRSLSHLKHLTHLDISRNNFGEIPESCQWPENLKYLNISGTQIPKLTTCIPQTLEVLDVSSNNLDDFRLKLPRLKELYVSKNKLKTLPDAPFIPNLIALRISRNKLTSFSKEEFGSFRKMETLDAGDNNFICSCEVLSFIQYQEGIANVLANWPENYICDSPSSVRGQQIKAARLSLFECHRTLAVSLICILVVLVILLIVILGYKLHVIWYMKMTWAWLQAKRKPKKSHNHDFCYDAFVSYSERDSEWVENVMVQELENAIPPFKLCLHKRDFVPGKWITDNIIDSIEKSHKTLFVLSEHFVQSEWCKYELEFSHFRLFDEHNDAAILILLEPIQEQTIPKRFCKLRKIMNTKTYLEWPLDENQQQIFWNNLKTALKSYDVI
- the LOC117878538 gene encoding toll-like receptor 2 type-2 isoform X2, whose translation is MRPIQNTGTEAVSLSKKDKKPNTKQIWRVWIFYMAISTNCSEEKAMTQVCPSCDATRFCDCSSMDLSNIPSGLTTDVMGLNLSYNSIDHVRETDLKLGLNLRVLLLQSTQIRTIDKESFIFLGKLEHLDLSNNKLTHLSPIWFRHLFSLQQLNIQGNLYTTLGENPLFSNLKNLKYLHLGNNNSFSAIQKQDFDGITILEQLEIDGQRLRQYESGSLTTVNSINHIIININDVQVLSVMLEDLINSAICVELRNIAFNTANESSLLEPISHSVMEKLVFKNVLFTDASVIRVLNILRHAKQVLELEVDDSVLRGTGKWHGQIEVNGESAIEVITVQRLAIEQFYLFSDLSGVENLLGNITRTTVINTNVFLVPCNISKHFSSLLYLDLSENLLADPTLEHSSCDGAWPLLQTFNLSQNSLDDLEMTSRSLSHLKHLTHLDISRNNFGEIPESCQWPENLKYLNISGTQIPKLTTCIPQTLEVLDVSSNNLDDFRLKLPRLKELYVSKNKLKTLPDAPFIPNLIALRISRNKLTSFSKEEFGSFRKMETLDAGDNNFICSCEVLSFIQYQEGIANVLANWPENYICDSPSSVRGQQIKAARLSLFECHRTLAVSLICILVVLVILLIVILGYKLHVIWYMKMTWAWLQAKRKPKKSHNHDFCYDAFVSYSERDSEWVENVMVQELENAIPPFKLCLHKRDFVPGKWITDNIIDSIEKSHKTLFVLSEHFVQSEWCKYELEFSHFRLFDEHNDAAILILLEPIQEQTIPKRFCKLRKIMNTKTYLEWPLDENQQQIFWNNLKTALKSYDVI